GGCCGCGATCCAGCGGCGGAACTCCTCTTCCGACTCGCCGACAAACTTCGACAGGTCCCGATTCACTTCAAGCATCGACTGCTGAACGACATCCGACGCGCCCATCTTGGTGCGGAGGTCGGCGCCGATCCCGTGATTGGCGATCGTCATCAGGTAGCGGTAGAACCGGTTGTAAACGACGCCCAACGCGTCGTCGTCCCCGTCACGCGCCGCGGCGAGCAGCGTGTTCCAATCAGAGTCTCCGGCGACGCCAGGTGTGCTCATAGACGGGTCTGCTTCTAAAGATGCCTGCTTGCTCATGCGGCCGCCCGTCTACGCCATCCGTGACGCCGACGCCCCTTTCTGCACCAACAGTCTAACCAGCCAACCACCCCGGTTGACCTCCGGATCGGTTTGCCGCACGCGGTTTTGCAACCGTCGCCGGTCACGTGTGCAAACCCCGGCGGCGACGTCAGGCGCCTGCGGCGCCGTAACCCGTAATGCCCGCATAGTGTCCGCTATCGCGGGTGGTGGCGCCGCGAAGTGAACACGTTCGCGAGGCAAACCGCAACGCGGATTCGAGCGTCGGTTGGAGCGGCTGACCGGCAGCAATGCCGGCAATGCAAGCCGCGGCGAACGCGTCGCCCGCCCCAACCGTGTCGACCAGCGGGTCGGGCGTCGGCGAGCCGGCGATGGTGGAATCGCCGTGCTCGTCGACGGCGCACGCGCCCTCGGCGCCGCAGGTCACGAAGAAGGCCTTGCCGTTGTAGCGCTCGCGGAGCTTGGCCACCGCCGCCGGCGCGTCAGCGGGGCCGTCGCACTTCATGCCGGACAGCTGCGCCAGCTCGTTGTTGTTGAGCTTGGTCCACGCGGCGTCCTGCAGCAGCTCGCCTGCCATCTCGAGGGTGAACCACGGCTTGCGGATGTTGATGTCCACGAATTTGGGCAGTCCGCTCTCGGCCATCAGCCGGCGGATGGTGGTGCGCGACGGCTCGCTGCGGAACGCCAGGCTGCCGACGTACAGCATCGAGAAGCCGCCCTCGGCGAGCAGCTCCGCAGGGAACTGGATATCGTCATAGGCGCGGTCGGGCAGCAGGTTGAAGGTTGGCTCACCGTTGTTGACGGTCACCTCCACCAGGCCGGTTGGCAGCCGCTGGGAGGTCTGCACGCCGGCGGTGCTCATGCCCCACTCCCGCATCCGCTCGAGGATCATCCGCCCGTTGTCGTCGTCGGCCACGGCGGTGACCATCACCGGCGACAGGCCGAACCCGGTGAGGTTCCAGGCCACGTTAAATGGCGCACCGCCGAGTATGCCGCGGCCGTCGGGGAACTGGTCGATGAGGACTTCGCCAACAATCAGCGGCTGGTCGGGCATGGCTCAGGCGGGGCTCCCTAGAAACAGTTTGCGTGCTTGCGGGCAGGGCAGGGGGTCTGCACCGCATCCTAGGCGCCGACCTGCCGGCCGTCGAGGCGCCGCCGCACTACGGTGCGAGCGGCGCGCCGAACGCGTGTTTTTTGACGCTGGGATGCGCGGTGGGCTAGAATCTCGGTTCTCTTACCACCCTCTATTCCAGCCGGCAGCACCGCAGCTATGAAGACGCCCCACCCCTGGACGCCCGCCCTCGCCCTCTGCCTGTTGGCGGCGGCCCAGCCAACCCTCGCGCAGCAGCGGACCGTCGACCCGCCGCGGGCGATCGGCCAGATCGAGATCAACGACCCGGCCGCCGAGTCGCTGATCGACCCCGACGCCGAGATCGAGATCCTCGCCACCGGGTTCGACTGGAGCGAGGGCCCCGTGTGGTCGAAGGAGCTGGGCGCCGTGCTGTTCAGCGACATCCCGCCGAACTCCATCTACAAGTGGAAGGAGGGCGAGGGGCTGTCGCTCTACCTCAAGCCGTCGGGCTACACCGGCGCGGAGGAGCGGGGCGGCGAGCCCGGCGCGAACGGGCTGGCAATCGACAAGCAGGGGCGACTGGTCATGTGCCAGCACGGCGACGCCCAGGTCGCGCGGATGGCGGCGCCGCTCTCCGACCCGGCGCCCAAGTTCGACGCCATCGCCGCCAAGCTCGACGGCAAGCAGCTCAACAGCCCCAACGACCTGGCGCTGCACTCGTCCGGCGCGATCTACTTTACGGACCCGCCGTACGGACGCGTCGGCCGGTTCGAGGACCAGGGCCGTGAGCTGGACTTCCAGGGCGTGTACCGCGTGTCGCCGGCGGGCGAGCTGACGCTGCTCACCAAAGAACTCGAGGCGCCCAACGGCATCGCGTTGTCGCCCGACGAGCGGACGCTGTACGTGGCGCAGTCGTCGGGCCGCCGGCCCATCTACATGGCCTACAACGTGCAGGAGGACGGCGGCATCGACGAGGGACGCGTGCTGCTGGACGTCAAGCACCTGGCCGCCGACCGCCCCGGCAGCCCCGACGGCATGGCCATCGACCGCGACGGCAACCTGTTCGCCACCGGGCCCGGCGGCGTGCTGATCATCACGCCCGAGGGCAAGCACCTGGCGACCATCCGCACCGGCGAGCGGATCGCCAACTGCACGTTCGGCGGCCCCGACGGCCGCACGCTCTTTATGACTTCTGACATGCACCTCTGCCGCGTGCGCGTGAAGACCGCCGGCCTCGGCTTCTGATCCGGGCGCTGGTTGGAGGACGCTGGGCGCTAGTTCTTTTGGTTCTTCCCTCTGGGGATCACCGTGCGCGCCGACCTGTTCCTCCTGCTTCTGCGGGCCGCGTGCGGCGGGTACCTAGAACTGCCGCGCGACGAAGTACGCCGCGGTGACCGGCGTTACCCCTACAGCCCGCACACCCTCTCTAACGCGGCCCGGCAAGCGGTGACGACCGGGCAAAAGGGGTTGTTTCGCTGATCGCGACCGGCTGGCGCGACGATATCAGGTGATGGATTTGGGAGGCGTGCCAGAAGGCAGCCGCCCGGTTCGAAGCGTGCCGGAAAGCCAAACCCGGATCGGTTCCCCTAGCGCCTTCACTGACAAGATCAAGAAGGGCGGTATCCGATGGGCGTGGCGCCGTTCGCGAGTGAAAGGTTTCCCCTCCCCCAAAGTTTCCTGAGGAGTGTGTCAAATGAATCTTCGTATTGCTTCGTCGGCGCTGGTCCTTGGCGCCGTCGTCGTGCTGGGCAGCGCCTCGAACGCCAACGCGTTCTTCGGCCTGCTCGGCGGTGGTTGTGGCGGTTGTTGTGAGCCGACCTGCGGCTGTGAGCCGAGCTGCTGTGCTGAGCCCAGCTGCGGCTGCGAGCCGAGCTGCTGCGTCGACTCGTGCTGCGACCCCTGCTGCGCCCCGCGTCGGTGCTGCATCCTGGACGGCCTGCGTGGCATGTTCAAGCGTAACCACTGCTGCGACTCGTGCTGCGAGCCCACCTGTGGCTGTGAGCCGAGCTGCTGTGCCGAGCCTTCGTGCTGTGCCGAGCCGTCCTGCGGCTGCGAGCCGGCCTGCTGCGACCCTTGCTGCGCCCCGCGTCGGTGCTGCATCCTGGACGGCCTGCGTGGCATGTTCAAGCGTAACCACTGCTGCGATTGCTGCGAGCCCACTTGTGGCTGCGAGCCCAGCTGTGGCGCCCCGAGCTGCGGCTGCGGCATGTAAGCTGAAGCGTTAAAGCGACCCGCCTTTCTTCCTCTGGACAGGCGGAACAGATACTCAGCCGCCGCGTTCATCTGAACGCGGCGGCTGTTGTCGTTTGTGGGCCGCGCTATCCACGGTCAGGTCTGCATTCGCCACCCGACGGCCCCTGCACGACGTTTACCTCTCGTCCTCTTAGTGCGTGCCGCACCCAGTTCGGAGAATGGCCGACTGCTGCCGGCGGTAGCTGGGTCCCCCGGCGCTGCCTGACCGGCGTGCCTTCAGTTGGCGGTTTTCAGTAGAAACCGGCCACCAGGCGCGGTCCAATGATAGGTTGCTGGCGCTGCTGCGTTCTCGACTGGTTGGGACTGGGGGCGGCGCCTGTCCGCGCTGCGCCCCCACCCTAGCCGTCCCCCAGAGAGGGAGGGGATTTCTATTCGCCCACTACCCGAAAACCGAAACCTATCGTGTCCGACTTTGTCCCTAACGACGGACTAGGGTGGACAAAAGTCGCCGACCGAGTCTCCCATGCGATTCGATAGACACTGCTATACCAGGCTGAAACGGGATCCGACGGGGGCGATGCCAGCCGACTTTTGTCCCTAAAAATCGATGCGTCAGAACGGGACAAAAGTCCGCTCGGGCGGGTTGCTTCCGTGATTGGAGAGCGGCGGGAATAATGCGGTGGGCGGCGGACGATTGCCACTCGACTGTCTCCCCAATCCCCGGCTCAACATTCCCAGGCTCAACGGAGAGAAGCCATGCGTCGTCGCTGCCTTGTGATGCTGGTCGTCGGTTTGCTCGCCGCGCCCGGACTGGCCCAGAACCCCGGCCCGATCAACGGCATCGCGCTGGGGCCGGGCAACAACAACGCGGTGCTTGGCTTCGGCGGCCAGCAGGCGCCGGGGCAGGGGGGCGGCGCCAACTACGACTTCGACGCCCTGATCGACCTGATCTCGTCGACCGTCGCGTCGGAGACCTGGGCCGAGAACGGCGGCGGCGAGGCCGAGATCCGCCCGTTCGTCGGCGGCGTGTGGGCCGACGCGCAGGGCACGCTCCGGCAGGCCGCCCGCGCAGAGAAAGCACTCGGAGGCCGGCTCGGCCTGAGCGCCGACCTGGCCAAGCTCCGCGAGCGAGTTGTTGAAGTCCCGCAGGCCCGCGCGAGCGAGTCCGACGCGCGGCGCCCGTCGGCGCTACGGTGCGTCTCGCTGCCGCGGCTGGAGCGTGAGATTGAGCGCCGCCTGGCCGCGGGCAAGCCGCTGGAAGAAGCGATGCTCACGCTGGCCGGGCTGCAGCGGGTGGAGTACGTGTTCGTGTTCCCCGAGACCGGCGACATCGCGCTGGCGGGCCCTGCGGGCGACTGGCGGCTGACCGACGAGCGGCGGCTGGTCTCCTCCGACACGGGGCTGCCGGTCGTGCGGCTCGACGACCTGCTCACGCTGATCCGCCGTGACCCGGCCAGCCCGTTCGGCTGCTCGATCGACCCGCGTCCCGAGGCGTTGGCCGCCGCGCAGCAGTACATCACCGAGCACCCGATCCCGTCCGGCCGCCGCGGCCGCGACCGCTGGCTGGAGCAGGTCCGCGAGCAGGTCGGGCTGCAGGACCTCACCTACCTGGGCATGCCCGGCGACACCCGCGTGGCGTGCGTGCTGGGCGAGGCCGACTACCACATGAAGCTGGTGGGCATGGGCCTGGTGGACGGCGTGCCGGGCATGGAGAGCTACCTGGAGTCGATCCGCGTGAAGCCGGGCGAGCCGGCGCCGGCGGTCGGCGCGGTGCGGTGGTGGTTCGGCATGAACTACGCCGCGGTGGAGCGGTCCGACGCCGGCGACGCGTTCCGCATCGTCGGCCCCGGCGTGAAGGTGATGAGCGAGAACGAGGCGCTCGCCGACCGCGGCGAGCGGCGTCCCACCGGTAAATCGGACGAGCTGTCGCAGGCGTTCGCAACCGGCTTCACCCGCAACTTCCCGGCGCTCGCCGAGAAGTACCCGGTGTACGCGGAGCTGCGGAACGTGTTCGACCTGTCGCTGGCGGCCTCGCTGATCGCGTCGGAGGGGCTGCTACAGCGGGCGGGCTGGCAGCCGGAGATGCTGACCAGCGCCAGCGCGCTGCCGCTGCCCAGGTACGCGGCGCCCACCACGGTGGATACGGTCGCTAACCTGCGGGTGGTGAACCGCCGGCACGTGGTGGCGGGCGTCAGCGGCGGCGTGTGGGCGCGGCCGACCGACGTGCTCGCCAAGAAAACCACCGCCGCCAAGCCGGACGGGCCGCTGCAGTACGCTCCCCAGGCCGCGGCGGCCGAGAGTGGCGTGTGGTGGTGGGACGCCGAGTAGCACCGCCGATGCGGGCCCGCTATTCCTGCGACATCAGGTACGCCAGCAGGTCGCGCAGCTCCGACTCGTCGAGCACGTCGAGCAGGCCGGCCGGCATGGGCGAGTTGCGGGATGGGTAACGGTCCTCGATGTCGTCGGCCTGGAAGGTCTGATAGTGCTTGGGGTCGGTGAAGTCGGTTGCGATCATCACCTCCTGCTTGTTCAGGTTCACCACGCGGCCGACGATGGTGCGCCCGTCGATGTCGAACGCGGTCTGGCGGTACTGGTCAGAGATGGTCGCGTTGGGGTCGACCAGCGCGGTGGCGAGGTCGCGCACCGAGAACCGCCGGCCCACGGCGGTCAGGTCGGGGCCGACCGCGCCGCCCTCGCCGCGGAAGCGGTGGCAGTTGAAGCACTGGGCCTCGGCGAACAGCCGGCGGCCGCGCGCCAGGTCAACGTCGGCGCCGGCTGCGGGCGTGGCGGCGACGACCTCGTCGACGGTCCAGCGCCGCACGAATGGCCGAGCCGCCACAGTCGGCGCCGGCGCTAGCGAGTCGCGGGCGGCGATTAAGTCGGCCACCGCGGCGCGTCCCTCATCGTCCAGGTTCTCGTCGGCCCGCGCGGCGATGCGCTCGGCGTAGGCCTGCATCGACCGGTTGCGGCCCGCGGCCAGCACCTCATTGAGAACGCGGTAGTAGCGGCGGCGGAGCTCGGGCGTCCAGCCACGATCGGCCTGGCAGAGCGCCAGGGCGTAGTGCATGCGCTCGCTCGCCAGCGGCGACTCCTCCATCAGCTTGACCGTCGGCGCGACAGCGGGCGGGTAGCCCACGGCGAGCAGGAACGCGGCCAGTTCGCGGTCGAGCACCGCGGCGCCAGACGGGAACGCGTCGGCGAACTTGGCGACAATCGCGCGGCGGGTCGGCAGCTCCGGCGGGCCGTACCGCAAGTGCGACACGCCCACCGCGCGCAGGAACGCGAGCTGCTGCTCACGCGGGAGCGATGCGAAGTCGGTGTCGCGGAACGCCTCGTACAACCGGTGCGGCGGGTCGACGGATTGATGGCGGGTGGCGGCCAAGAGGGCGTAGGGGCGGATGCGGGGGTCATCTTCGTTGTACGCGCGCTCGAGCCAAGACTCGGCCGGCTGCAGCTCCACGGCCACGCGCGCCGCGTAGCGGATGCGGCGGTCCTCGTGCCCCAGGTACGGCCAGACCGCATCGAGCGCGGTGGGGTCCTGCGCACCGTCGGCGGTGTGGTAACGCTCCAGCTCTTGCCGCAGCGCGATCAGGTCGACCGCGGGCGCCGGGGCAGGGGGGAGCGTGGGCGGCGCGTCGGCGGGGTCGTCGAAGCCGACGTAGACCACCCGCCACAGCGCCGACCCGACGCGCCGCCCGCCGGTGGTCAGGTAGAGCGCGCCGTCGGCCGCGTTGACGGCCAGGTCGGTCACCGGCAGCGGCGACGCGGAGAGGAACGGCTCGACGCTCGCGCGGTAGCCGGCGCCGTCGCTCGACACGTTGACCAGGAACACGCGGCCGTGGCTCCAGTCGCCGACAAACAACGCCGCGCTGTCCGGGAAGGGGAAGCTGGTCCCCGCGCCGAAGGCCACGCCGGTGGGCGAGCCGGGGCCGACCTCCAGCAGCGGCGCCACGCTGTCCTCGTAGTAGGCGGGCCATTTGCCGGTGCCGTGCCGCCAGCCGAACTCGCCGCCGCTCACCACGTGACAGACCCGCGTCGGGCGGTACCACGGGGTGTCGATGTCGTACTCGTTGTCGGAGTCAAAAGTGAACAGGTCGCCCCGCCAGTTGAACGCGATGTCGTACTGGTTGCGGAAGCCCATCGCGAACAGCCGCCAGTCTTGCCCGTCGAGGCTCACCTGGGCGATCCAGCCGCCCGGCTCTCGGAGGTTGGCGAAGCTGCGCAGCGGGTCGTCGATCCGCGGCACGATGGCGTCATCGGCCCAGACGCGGGGCGGGCGGCTCCACGCGAAGTCGGTCGGCGGCGTGATGTTGCCGCAGGCCACCAACAGCGACCGGCCGTCCGGCGCGGGGATCACCGCGTGGGGTCCGTGCTCGCCGCTCGCCGGCAGCTCGCGGAGCAGCTCGGCCTGGTCCCACAGGCCGTCGCCGGTGGTGTCGCGGGCGCGGTACAGGCCCGACGCGGCGTCGCCAGTGGAGTTGACCATCACGTACAGATCACCGTCGAGCACGCACATCCCCTGAGCCATGCCGATCTCCAGCGGCAGCCGCTCGACCACCGTGTCCGACGCGTCGGCGCTGGGCGTGATGACGAACAGCCCGCCGAACTGAGCCGATGCCACCAGCCGGCCGTCGCCCACCGCGGTGAGCGACACCCACGACCCCTCGGTCTTGGGGTCGACGCGGTGCACCAGCTGCAGCTCGTAGCCGGGGCGGATCAGCACATCGCTCAGCAGGCCGGCGTACGCTTCAGCGCACAGGGCGACCGACGGCGTCGCGGCGGCGGTGAGGGCGGCCGCGATCCAGGCGAGGAGGGGTTTCATGCGTCAATTATAGGTCCCCCGTTGCGGCGGACGCCACGCGCCGCAGGGGCTGCACGGCGGTCGGCAGTCGGATTGACGCCCGCGCCCCTAACCCCGGCCCGTGAAACACGTTAAGATCTCCGCAGCCGGCGCCGCGTCAAAGTGTCACACCCACGGCCCGGCGGCCGCACGCCTCTACGCCCGGGCGTTCGCAGCCTCTAGAATTCAAAGCAACCTTGCCCACCTCACCGGGCGTTTCCTTTGGCAGACCCAACCACGCCACCGAAGCTTACGCACCTCGACGAGGAGGGCGCCGCGCAGATGGTGGACGTGGGCGACAAGCCGGCGACCCGCCGCACGGCCCGCGCGTCGGCCCGGCTGCGGATGGCGGCCGCAACGCTCGAGCTCGTCCGCTCGGGCGGCGGCGCCAAGGGCGACGTGCTGCAGGTGGCGCGGCTGGCGGGGGTGATGGCCGCCAAGCGGACCGACGAACTCATCCCGCTGTGCCACGGGCTGCCGCTGGAGTCGGTGGGCGTGGAGTTTGAGTTCGCCGACGAGCAGTCGCTGGTGGTCACGGCCACGGCCCGCGTCACGGCCAAGACCGGCGTCGAGATGGAGGCCCTCACCGCGGTAACGACCGCCGCGCTGACGGTCTACGACATGTGCAAGGCGGTCGACCGGGGGATCGTGATAGGCCCGGTGCAACTGGAAGAGAAGAGCGGCGGCCGCAGCGGCCACTGGCGCCGCGCCGCAACCGGCGACAACCAAGCCGCGGGCGACAAAGAGTAAGGACCCAACCGACTTATGAGTCAGGCAGACCAAACGCTCGCGCACGGCGCCACCGACCTCCGCCAGCTGCTCTCCGGCATCGCCGACGACTTGGCCGCGGTCGAGCGGCGGCTGCAGTCCGAATTGCACAGCCGCGTCCCCCAGGTGGACGAGGTCGTGCGTCACGGCTACCGGCTGGGCGGCAAGCGGCTGCGGCCGGCGCTGGTGCTGCTGGCCGGCCAGGCCGCCGGCGGGCTGACCGACGAGCACCTGGTGCTGTCGGCCGTGGTCGAGATGATCCACACCGCCACGCTCGTGCACGACGACGTGCTCGACGAGGCCGACCTCCGCCGCCACGAGGACACCGTCAACGCGCGCTGGGGCAATGAGACCAGCGTGCTGCTGGGCGACTTCCTGTTCTCACACGCGTTCTACCTGGCCAGCACCACCGGCTCGGCAGAGGCGTGCCAGACCATCGGCCGCGCGACCAACACGGTCTGTGAAGGTGAGATGCAGCAGACGCTCTCCGAGGGCGACTTCGATCTCAGCCAGGACGACTACCTCGCGATCATCACCGCCAAGACCGCCGAGCTGTGCGCGTGCTGCTGCGAGCTGGGCGCCCGCCAGGCCGGCGCCGACGACGCCACGGTCGAGCGGTTCGCCTCGTTCGGGCGCAACCTGGGCGTCGCGTTCCAGATCGCCGACGACCTGTTGGACCTGATGTCCGACGAGGAGGCCACCGGCAAGACCACCGGCGCCGACCTCGCCAAGCGGAAGATGACCCTCCCGCTGATCCACGCCCGCGACGCGCTGGTCAACGGCCCGCGGGCGAACTTCGTCGACCTGCTGGCCACCGCCGACGTCGAGCGGATCCGCGCTCAGGTGAAACTGATGGGCTCGCTGGACTACGCCAACCGGACCGCGGCCGACTACGCCCGCCGCGCGGCGGCCGACCTGGCCGAACTGCCGGACAACCCGGCGTTGCAATCATTGGTGGGACTGGCTAACTTTGCGGCGGCACGCAGCAGTTAGCCTCGTCCTCATCAGGATTGCCATGGAAGCGGAGCCCGAGCATGTAAACCCCTTCGCTTCCCCGCTGGCGGAGGAGGCTGTCGTCAGTTCCGGCGCCCCGCTGGGCGTGTCGGGCGTCGAGGCCATCCGCCACGAGCACATCAAGCGCGAGGCGTCGATCCGATCGGTCGGTTGGCTCTACTACCTCGGCGCTTGTGTGCTGACGGTCAGCGCCACGTTCCTCGCCGCGTCGGCGTTTGTGGGCCCGGCCGCGTACGACCTTGGTCCCTCGCTGCTGGGCGCCGTCTTCGTCGCGCTGCTGGCCGCCCTCGGTTGGTGGGTGGGAGCGGGGCTGCGGCGGCTCAACCCGACCGTCCGGATCCCGGCACTGGTGCTGTCGATCATCGCGCTGTTGATCTCGCTCTTGGGGATCAACGTCATCGGAATGCTCATCCACGGCTATCTGGCGTCGCTGATGGGGAGTGAGAAGAGCAAGTACATCTTCTCGCCCGAGTACAAGGAGATTATCGCCGCCACGCCCCACATCCGTTACAAGTCGTCGACCGTGATGTGGGTGGTGCTGGGCGTGCTGCTGGTCGTGCTCGTGGTCGTCGTGGTCTTCGCCGCCCGCATGGCGCCGTAGCGACGGCGTCACCGTTTCGGCGCCTGACTCCCTCACCGATCAAACCAAGCAGAAAACTATGGATGCGGAACCGGAGCACGTGAACCCCTTTGCCTCCCCGCTGGCGGAGGAGGGGGCCGTCGGCCCTGACGCGCCGTCGGAAAACGCCGCGCTTGAGGCGATCCGGCGGGAGCACCTGTCGCGCGAGGCGTCGATCAAGTCGGTTGGGCTGCTCTACCTGATCCCCGCAGCAATCGGCGCCCTGATGTCGGTGGTCATGGTGTTCGGCGCGGTGGTCGCGGCAACGTCTGGAGAGGTTGGACTGGGCGAGGGGGCCGCCATGCTCGGCGCCATGCTGCTATACGCCGGCTTGAGCGTTCTCTTCTGGTGGATCGGCTCGGGCCTCCGGCGACTGAACCCGGCGGTGAGGATCTGGACCATCGTCCTGAGTGTGATCGGTCTGCTTGGCATCCCTATTGGGACGCTGATCAACGGTTACATTCTGTGGCTGGTTGCAGGGCGAACGGGCAGGTACATCTTCTCAGACGAGTACAGAGGCGTGATCGCGGCAACGCCACACATCCGCTACAAGTCATCGATCTTGATGTTGTTCCTTATCGCGTTCTTGATTGTCGTCTTGGTGCTGGTGTTTGGAGCTGTCATTACATCCGTTCGCCCTGACTAGTCGCGTAGGGTGGGGCCGATAGGCCCACCGCTGTTGTAGTTGCGGCCCGCCTGCGGTGGGCGTCCGCTTCGCCGACGCCCACCCTACGAACCTGCTGTGGCTGCTCTTCTCACTGCCGTCGATGAACCTGCTGACGCTCCTCATCAGCATCTGTGGCCTATGGTGCCTGATCGGTGCGAGGGCAAGGTTCATCTTTACGCCCGACTACCAACAGGTCATAGCCGCGACGCCGCACATCAGGTACCAGACCTCCAAGTGGGTCTGGATCTTGCTCGCGGTGCTGGTAGGCCTGATGTTGCTGGCAATCGCAGCAGCGTTCGTTCCCTCGCCGCAGTAGCCGGCTCGTGCAAGGCTCGGAGTGGGTTGCTACAGGTCCGATGGATCTCGCAGAGGCGCGGAGCCGCAGAGATTGCTCTAGCCTGCGACGTCTCAGCGACTCCGCGACTCTGCGTGAGGCAATCAATCTCGCTGGGTGCGCCGCTCGGACCACCGGCTTTGAAGAAGTGACCAGCCAGGTGCGAGAGTCGATTGTGATGCCGCCATGATAAAGACTCGCGCAGAGGCGCGGAGCCGCAGAGTTTGCTGTAGCCAGCGGCGACTCTGCGCCTTTGCGACTCTGCGTGAGACAACCAGCCGCAGCGCTTCGGCCGGCGAATCTTTGGGCGCCCGATCCGACTCGCGTAGCCCCGCGCCTTTGCCGTCTCTCACCCACTTGTCGTCGCCGGTTTGTTGTAGAAAACGGCCGCGCAGCGCGATCTAATTTAATAGCGCCGTGTGTTCACCGACCCTGCTAGTAGGTCTGGCAGGCTGCGGGAGGTGCTGCGCGCGTTGCCGCTGGAACCGCGAGAGTTAGAAGTGTGTCCGATCGACGCGCCCCAAAACGGACAAAACCCCCGCAAGCATTCTTGAAGGACTTAGCGTAATGGGCTAACTCAGAAGCACTTACGAAAAAATGGGGCGGAGATGCGCCCCGAGTTTTGTCCCCTCCGCGCGTGTTTTTGGACAAAACGAGATCGGACAAAACCCTGCCGAATCGTAGATGGAGCTGCTAAGAGAGCCCCGCCTGGGGGTCGGTGGCGATCCGCTCCGCGATGGCGGCAGGGTTGTCGTCTGGGCCGATGTCGATAAATCGGCACTCGCCCAGCCCGCGGAACCAGGTGCGTTGCCGCTTGGCGAAGCGGCGGGTGCGGGCCTTGATGAGCTCGACCGCCTCGGCCAGATCGTGCTTGCCGTTGAGGTAGTCGATCACCTCGCAGTAGCCGACCGCCTGCCGCGCGGTGCGGCCGAGTTGCTTGCCGCCGTCGATCAGCCCTTGGACTTCCTCGACCAGGCCGTCGTCGAACATCTGGTCGACGCGGCGCTCGATCCGCTCGCGCTGCTCGTCGCGGTCGCGGCGGAGCACGAACACACGACACTGGTCGGCCGGCACGCCGTCCTCGAACTCCATCTGCTGGTGACTGATCGGCTCGCCGGTGGAGCGGTACACCTCGAGCGCGCGGACGATGCGGCGGGTGTCGTTCACGTGGATCAGCGAGGCCGCCACCGGGTCGACCTGGGTGAGCCGCGCGTGCAGCGCCTCGGAGCCGACCGTTTCCAGCTCGGTGAGGATCTCGTTACGCAGGTCCCAGTCGGCGGGCGGGCCGTCGAAGAAGCCCCGCAGCAAACACTTGAGGTACAGCGGTGTGCCCCCCACGAACAGCGGCTGGCGGCCCCGGTCGCGGATCGCGCGGATCGCCTGGAACGACAGCTCGCGGTACTGCGCGACGCTGAATTCTTCGTCCGGGTCGACCACGTCGATCAGGTGGTGCGGCACGGCCCGCCGCAGCTCGGCGGGCGGCTTGGCGGTGCCGATATCCATGCCGCGGTACACGGCCATCGAGTCGAGCGACAGGATCTCGGCGTCGAGCCGCCGGGCGAGCTCCATCGCGACCGAGGTCTTGCCCACGGCCGTGGCGCCGGTCAGGTACCAGCAGTCGAGGGCCGGGTTTTCGGTGGTGGGGGTCATGTGTGCTGCTCCGCCAACCCGGCACGATTGCCTTAACGCCCGCGGCTGCCTAGACTTGAGGTTTGTTTTCGCCGCATTTTCCCCTGCTGGGGCCGGCTTTGCCAGGGCCCGGGCCCGTTCCTTCCCCACCCGCACCACCGCCATGCCCGAAGCCGCCCGGCCGATCGACGCCCTGGAAGAGACCATCCGGCAGCGCGCCGAGCTGGCGGCCGGCGACGGCCTGGGCAAGTCGTACACCGCGAAGCTGCTGACCGGCCCGCTTGAGAAGCTGTGCGGCAAGGTCACCGAGGAGGCGGGCGAGCTGGTCGAGGCCGCGCTGGAGGAAGGCGACGATGGCCGCACCCACTTCATCTACGAGGCGGGCGACCTGCTGTACCACACGCTGGTGCTGCTG
This genomic interval from Posidoniimonas corsicana contains the following:
- a CDS encoding PfkB family carbohydrate kinase; translation: MPDQPLIVGEVLIDQFPDGRGILGGAPFNVAWNLTGFGLSPVMVTAVADDDNGRMILERMREWGMSTAGVQTSQRLPTGLVEVTVNNGEPTFNLLPDRAYDDIQFPAELLAEGGFSMLYVGSLAFRSEPSRTTIRRLMAESGLPKFVDINIRKPWFTLEMAGELLQDAAWTKLNNNELAQLSGMKCDGPADAPAAVAKLRERYNGKAFFVTCGAEGACAVDEHGDSTIAGSPTPDPLVDTVGAGDAFAAACIAGIAAGQPLQPTLESALRFASRTCSLRGATTRDSGHYAGITGYGAAGA
- a CDS encoding SMP-30/gluconolactonase/LRE family protein, which produces MKTPHPWTPALALCLLAAAQPTLAQQRTVDPPRAIGQIEINDPAAESLIDPDAEIEILATGFDWSEGPVWSKELGAVLFSDIPPNSIYKWKEGEGLSLYLKPSGYTGAEERGGEPGANGLAIDKQGRLVMCQHGDAQVARMAAPLSDPAPKFDAIAAKLDGKQLNSPNDLALHSSGAIYFTDPPYGRVGRFEDQGRELDFQGVYRVSPAGELTLLTKELEAPNGIALSPDERTLYVAQSSGRRPIYMAYNVQEDGGIDEGRVLLDVKHLAADRPGSPDGMAIDRDGNLFATGPGGVLIITPEGKHLATIRTGERIANCTFGGPDGRTLFMTSDMHLCRVRVKTAGLGF
- a CDS encoding keratin-like protein — encoded protein: MNLRIASSALVLGAVVVLGSASNANAFFGLLGGGCGGCCEPTCGCEPSCCAEPSCGCEPSCCVDSCCDPCCAPRRCCILDGLRGMFKRNHCCDSCCEPTCGCEPSCCAEPSCCAEPSCGCEPACCDPCCAPRRCCILDGLRGMFKRNHCCDCCEPTCGCEPSCGAPSCGCGM
- a CDS encoding DUF1598 domain-containing protein, which translates into the protein MRRRCLVMLVVGLLAAPGLAQNPGPINGIALGPGNNNAVLGFGGQQAPGQGGGANYDFDALIDLISSTVASETWAENGGGEAEIRPFVGGVWADAQGTLRQAARAEKALGGRLGLSADLAKLRERVVEVPQARASESDARRPSALRCVSLPRLEREIERRLAAGKPLEEAMLTLAGLQRVEYVFVFPETGDIALAGPAGDWRLTDERRLVSSDTGLPVVRLDDLLTLIRRDPASPFGCSIDPRPEALAAAQQYITEHPIPSGRRGRDRWLEQVREQVGLQDLTYLGMPGDTRVACVLGEADYHMKLVGMGLVDGVPGMESYLESIRVKPGEPAPAVGAVRWWFGMNYAAVERSDAGDAFRIVGPGVKVMSENEALADRGERRPTGKSDELSQAFATGFTRNFPALAEKYPVYAELRNVFDLSLAASLIASEGLLQRAGWQPEMLTSASALPLPRYAAPTTVDTVANLRVVNRRHVVAGVSGGVWARPTDVLAKKTTAAKPDGPLQYAPQAAAAESGVWWWDAE